In one Hypomesus transpacificus isolate Combined female chromosome 18, fHypTra1, whole genome shotgun sequence genomic region, the following are encoded:
- the LOC124480487 gene encoding kelch-like protein 12 isoform X1, which produces MAPKDIMTNSHAKSILNAMNALRKSNTLCDITLRVENTDFPAHRIVLAACSDYFCAMFTSENHQLSEKGKSFVDIQGLTGSTMEILLDFVYTETVLVTVENVQELLPAACLLQLKGVKRACCEFLDSQLDPSNCLGIRDFAETHNCLDLMQAAELFSQKHFPEVVQHEEFMLLCQSEVEKLVKCDEIQVDSEEPVFEAVLNWVKHNRKEREPYLPDMLEFVRMPLLTPRYITDVIDSEPLIRCSLPCRDLVDEAKKFHLRPELRSEMQGPRTQARLGAKEVLLVIGGFGSQQSPIDIVEKYDPKTQEWSFLPNIARKRRYVATVSLNDRVYVIGGYDGRSRLSSVECLDYTADEDGVWYTVATMNVRRGLAGATTLGDMIYVAGGFDGSRRHTSMERYDPNIDQWSMLGDMQTAREGAGLVVASGLIYCLGGYDGLNILNSVERYDPHTGHWTNVTPMATKRSGAGVALLNDHIYVVGGFDGTAHLDSVEVYNIRTDYWTTVASMTTPRCYVGATVLRGRLYAIAGYDGNSLLSSIECYDPVIDTWEVVTSMATQRCDAGVCVLREK; this is translated from the exons ATGGCTCCCAAAGATATCATGACCAACTCCCATGCCAAGTCTATCCTTAATGCCATGAATGCACTTCGAAAAAGCAACACACTCTGCGACATCACATTGAGGGTGGAAAATACTGACTTTCCAGCTCATCGCATTGTTCTGGCCGCCTGCAGTGACTACTTTTGTGCCATGTTTACAAGCGAG AACCATCAG CTGTCTGAGAAGGGGAAATCCTTTGTGGACATTCAGGGCCTGACTGGATCAACCATGGAGATCTTGCTGGACTTTGTCTACACTGAAACAGTTCTGGTCACAGTGGAGAACGTACAGGAACTGCTTCCTGCTGCTTGTTTGCTTCAGCTCAAAG GAGTGAAAAGAGCATGTTGTGAATTTCTGGATAGTCAGCTTGACCCTTCAAACTGTCTGGGTATTCGGGACTTTGCCGAGACACACAATTGCCTTGACTTGATGCAGGCAGCTGAGCTTTTCTCCCAAAAGCACTTTCCTGAGGTCGTTCAACACGAAGAGTTCATGCTGCTCTGCCAATCAGAAGTCGAGAAGCTTGTGAAATGTGATGAAATCCAG GTAGATTCTGAGGAACCGGTATTTGAGGCAGTCTTGAATTGGGTCAAACacaacaggaaagagagagagccgtATCTCCCGGACATGCTTGAGTTTGTGCGAATGCCTCTGCTGACCCCCCGCTACATTACAGATGTCATTGATTCTGAG CCACTCATTCGATGCAGTCTTCCGTGTCGAGACCTAGTAGATGAAGCAAAGAAGTTCCACCTAAGGCCAGAACTTAGGAGCGAGATGCAAGGCCCACGAACCCAAGCACGATTAG GTGCCAAAGAGGTTCTGTTAGTTATAGGTGGATTTGGCAGTCAACAGTCTCCTATAGATATTGTGGAGAAGTATGACCCTAAAACTCAGGAGTGGAGCTTTCTACCT AACATTGCTCGTAAAAGACGTTACGTTGCCACTGTGTCCCTCAATGACCGTGTGTATGTAATTGGAGGCTATGACGGTCGGTCGAGACTCAGTTCGGTGGAGTGCTTGGATTACACCGCTGATGAGGACGGTGTCTGGTACACTGTTGCTACCATGAACGTTCGCCGTGGCCTAGCTGGCGCCACCACACTCGGAG ACATGATCTATGTTGCCGGAGGTTTTGATGGAAGCCGGCGTCACACCAGTATGGAGCGCTACGACCCAAACATTGACCAGTGGAGTATGCTTGGGGATATGCAGACAGCCAGGGAAGGTGCCGGGCTGGTGGTGGCCAGTGGATTGATTTACTGCCTAG GAGGATATGACGGGTTGAATATACTCAACTCAGTTGAGCGATATGATCCACATACAGGGCACTGGACCAATGTCACCCCCATGGCTACTAAACGCTCAG GTGCTGGAGTAGCCTTGCTCAATGACCACATCTATGTGGTAGGTGGCTTTGATGGAACTGCTCATCTAGACTCTGTGGAGGTGTATAACATAAGAACAGATTATTGGACAACAGTTGCCAGTATGACTACTCCCCGGTGTTATGTAGGGGCTACTGTTCTCCGTGGACGGTTATATGCCATAGCTGG ATATGACGGGAACTCCCTCCTCAGCAGCATCGAGTGTTACGACCCAGTGATAGACACCTGGGAAGTAGTCACCTCCATGGCAACTCAGCGTTGTGATGCTGGAGTCTGTGTCCTCAGAGAAAAGTAA
- the LOC124480490 gene encoding tyrosine-protein phosphatase non-receptor type 1-like — protein sequence MEAEFREIDEPGSWNAIYQEIRQQSSELPCKLAKLPENKTRNRYRDVSPFDHSRIRLQLGMNDYINASLISVEEAQRSYILTQGPLPNTCGHFWEMVWEQRTRGVVMLNRVIEKGSVKCAQYWPPREEKEAIFDDTHFKLTLVSEDIKSYYTVRQLELENMLTQETREILHFHYTTWPDFGVPESPASFLNFLFKVRESGCLNSDQGPVVVHCSAGIGRSGTFCLVDTCLLLMSIRKDPSTVRIRDILLEMRRYRMGLIQTADQLRFSYLAVIEGAKCIMGDTSLQESWKELSNEEDFPPELTPPPPPPPQRDSQNGTPERLSFFPPTDVQLIVAQNDVHTRSAPPEPEVRRRTGVDIAAPQPPTDPFDQPDGLVGSKEEASKAPPKPQRQYEIERQKLTQAAEQAGDSSPKGTWTPLLANVCLCTALALGAYVCYRACFH from the exons ATGGAAGCTGAGTTTCGGGAGATCGATGAACCAGGGAGTTGGAACGCCATTTACCAG GAAATACGTCAGCAATCAAGTGAACTGCCATGCAAACTTGCCAAATTACCTGAAAACAAAACTCGGAATCGCTACAGAGATGTCAGCCCAT TTGATCACAGCAGAATCCGCCTGCAACTGGGTATGAATGACTACATAAATGCAAGCCTGATATCTGTAGAGGAGGCACAGAGAAGCTACATTCTCACTCAG GGACCCCTTCCAAACACTTGTGGTCACTTCTGGGAAATGGTGTGGGAGCAGAGAACCCGAGGTGTGGTGATGTTGAACCGTGTCATAGAAAAAGGATCG GTGAAGTGTGCACAGTATTGGCCAcctagagaggagaaggaagctaTTTTTGATGACACCCATTTCAAGCTAACACTGGTTTCAGAGGACATAAAATCCTACTACACTGTTCGTCAGCTCGAGCTGGAAAATATGTTG ACTCAGGAAACTAGagagattttacattttcactaCACCACCTGGCCTGACTTTGGAGTACCTGAGTCTCCTGCCTCCTTCCTCAACTTCCTGTTCAAAGTGCGGGAGTCTGGATGTCTCAACTCTGACCAGGGGCCCGTGGTGGTGCACTGCAGTGCTGGGATTGGCCGTTCCGGAACCTTCTGCTTGGTAGACACCTGCCTCTTACTG ATGTCCATTCGCAAGGACCCATCAACTGTGCGCATTCGTGACATCCTGCTGGAGATGAGACGTTATCGGATGGGTCTGATTCAGACAGCGGACCAACTCCGCTTTTCCTACCTCGCTGTTATTGAAGGTGCCAAGTGCATCATGGGAGACACATCTTTGCAG GAGTCGTGGAAAGAGCTGTCAAATGAGGAGGATTTCCCGCCTGAGCtcacaccacctccacctcctcctcctcaaagaGACTCTCAAAACGGCACACCTGAGcgcctctccttctttcctccaaCTGACGTTCAATTGATTGTTGCACAGAATGATGTTCACACTCGCAG TGCCCCACCAGAGCCAGAGGTCCGGAGGAGGACTGGTGTTGATATTGCTGCTCCTCAGCCCCCCACTGACCCCTTCGACCAGCCTGATGGACTGGTGGGAAGCAAAGAAGAAGCCTCCAAAGCTCCACCCAAACCTCAGCGGCAGTATGAGATAGAAAGGCAGAAGTTGACCCAGGCTGCAGAGCAAGCAGGCGACAGCTCTCCAAAGGGGACTTGGACCCCTCTGTTGGCCAATGTTTGCTTGTGCACGGCATTGGCCCTGGGTGCTTATGTCTGTTATCGAGCCTGTTTCCACTGA
- the tuba5 gene encoding tubulin alpha 5 produces MRECISIHLGQAGIQTGNACWELFCLEHGVGPDGVFQDVPVEPNSRSDPFNTFFNTGNSGRHVPRAIFVDLEPTVVDEVRTGKYRQLFHPEQLISGKEDAANNYARGHYTVGKEIIDGVLERVRKMTDQCTGLQGFLIFHSFGGGTGSGFTSLLMERLSLDYGKKSKLEFAIYPAPQVSTAVVEPYNSILTTHTTLEHSDCAFMVDNEAIYDICRRNMDIERPSYTNLNRLIGQIVSSITASLRFDGALNVDLTEFQTNLVPFPRIHFPLVTYSPIISAEKAYHEQLSVAEITSACFEPTNQMVKCDPRHGKYMACCMLYRGDVVPKDVNTAIANIKTKRSIQFVDWCPTGFKVGINNQPPTEVPGGDLAKVQRAVCMLSNTTAIAEAWARLDHKFDLMYAKRAFVHWYVGEGMEEGEFAEAREDLACLEKDYEELGRMSGDSEDEVCEEY; encoded by the exons ATG AGAGAATGCATATCTATCCATTTGGGCCAAGCAGGCATACAGACAGGCAATGCTTGCTGGGAGCTTTTCTGCCTAGAGCATGGTGTAGGGCCTGATGGTGTATTTCAGGATGTGCCGGTTGAGCCGAATTCACGTTCAGATCCGTTCAACACTTTTTTCAACACCGGAAACTCAGGACGTCATGTTCCCAGAGCCATATTTGTGGACCTGGAGCCAACTGTGGTTG ATGAAGTTAGGACAGGCAAGTACAGGCAGCTCTTCCACCCTGAGCAGCTCATTTCTGGGAAGGAGGACGCAGCCAATAACTATGCTCGTGGGCACTACACTGTTGGGAAGGAGATAATTGATGGTGTTCTGGAGAGGGTCCGTAAAATG ACTGACCAGTGCACAGGGCTCCAAGGGTTCCTCATCTTCCACAGCTTCGGAGGGGGGACTGGCTCTGGCTTCACCTCTCTACTGATGGAACGCTTGTCTCTTGACTATGGCAAGAAATCAAAGTTGGAGTTTGCCATTTATCCTGCACCCCAGGTGTCCACAGCTGTGGTAGAGCCTTACAACTCCATCCTGACCACCCACACCACCCTGGAGCACTCTGACTGTGCCTTCATGGTGGATAACGAGGCCATCTATGACATCTGTCGTCGTAACATGGATATTGAACGTCCATCCTACACCAACCTCAACAGATTGATTGGTCAGATAGTTTCCTCTATCACAGCCTCCCTTCGCTTTGATGGGGCCTTGAATGTTGATCTAACAGAGTTCCAGACCAATCTGGTTCCTTTCCCCCGTATTCATTTCCCTTTGGTAACTTACTCACCTATCATCTCTGCGGAGAAGGCCTACCATGAGCAATTGTCTGTTGCTGAAATCACCAGTGCCTGCTTTGAGCCAACCAATCAAATGGTCAAGTGTGACCCTCGTCATGGCAAATACATGGCTTGTTGTATGCTGTACCGTGGTGATGTGGTTCCAAAAGATGTCAATACTGCCATTGCCAATATTAAGACCAAACGATCAATCCAGTTTGTCGACTGGTGCCCTACTGGATTTAAG GTAGGCATTAACAATCAGCCCCCAACTGAGGTTCCTGGAGGGGACCTTGCAAAGGTCCAGAGAGCTGTGTGCATGCTTAGCAACACCACTGCTATTGCTGAGGCCTGGGCACGTTTGGACCACAAGTTTGACCTCATGTACGCTAAACGTGCCTTTGTGCACTGGTATGTGGGTGAAGgcatggaggaaggagagtttGCTGAGGCCAGAGAAGACTTGGCTTGTCTAGAGAAAGATTATGAGGAGCTGGGAAGAATGAGTGGGGATTCTGAAGATGAAGTGTGCGAGGAATACTGA
- the LOC124480487 gene encoding kelch-like protein 12 isoform X2 has protein sequence MAPKDIMTNSHAKSILNAMNALRKSNTLCDITLRVENTDFPAHRIVLAACSDYFCAMFTSELSEKGKSFVDIQGLTGSTMEILLDFVYTETVLVTVENVQELLPAACLLQLKGVKRACCEFLDSQLDPSNCLGIRDFAETHNCLDLMQAAELFSQKHFPEVVQHEEFMLLCQSEVEKLVKCDEIQVDSEEPVFEAVLNWVKHNRKEREPYLPDMLEFVRMPLLTPRYITDVIDSEPLIRCSLPCRDLVDEAKKFHLRPELRSEMQGPRTQARLGAKEVLLVIGGFGSQQSPIDIVEKYDPKTQEWSFLPNIARKRRYVATVSLNDRVYVIGGYDGRSRLSSVECLDYTADEDGVWYTVATMNVRRGLAGATTLGDMIYVAGGFDGSRRHTSMERYDPNIDQWSMLGDMQTAREGAGLVVASGLIYCLGGYDGLNILNSVERYDPHTGHWTNVTPMATKRSGAGVALLNDHIYVVGGFDGTAHLDSVEVYNIRTDYWTTVASMTTPRCYVGATVLRGRLYAIAGYDGNSLLSSIECYDPVIDTWEVVTSMATQRCDAGVCVLREK, from the exons ATGGCTCCCAAAGATATCATGACCAACTCCCATGCCAAGTCTATCCTTAATGCCATGAATGCACTTCGAAAAAGCAACACACTCTGCGACATCACATTGAGGGTGGAAAATACTGACTTTCCAGCTCATCGCATTGTTCTGGCCGCCTGCAGTGACTACTTTTGTGCCATGTTTACAAGCGAG CTGTCTGAGAAGGGGAAATCCTTTGTGGACATTCAGGGCCTGACTGGATCAACCATGGAGATCTTGCTGGACTTTGTCTACACTGAAACAGTTCTGGTCACAGTGGAGAACGTACAGGAACTGCTTCCTGCTGCTTGTTTGCTTCAGCTCAAAG GAGTGAAAAGAGCATGTTGTGAATTTCTGGATAGTCAGCTTGACCCTTCAAACTGTCTGGGTATTCGGGACTTTGCCGAGACACACAATTGCCTTGACTTGATGCAGGCAGCTGAGCTTTTCTCCCAAAAGCACTTTCCTGAGGTCGTTCAACACGAAGAGTTCATGCTGCTCTGCCAATCAGAAGTCGAGAAGCTTGTGAAATGTGATGAAATCCAG GTAGATTCTGAGGAACCGGTATTTGAGGCAGTCTTGAATTGGGTCAAACacaacaggaaagagagagagccgtATCTCCCGGACATGCTTGAGTTTGTGCGAATGCCTCTGCTGACCCCCCGCTACATTACAGATGTCATTGATTCTGAG CCACTCATTCGATGCAGTCTTCCGTGTCGAGACCTAGTAGATGAAGCAAAGAAGTTCCACCTAAGGCCAGAACTTAGGAGCGAGATGCAAGGCCCACGAACCCAAGCACGATTAG GTGCCAAAGAGGTTCTGTTAGTTATAGGTGGATTTGGCAGTCAACAGTCTCCTATAGATATTGTGGAGAAGTATGACCCTAAAACTCAGGAGTGGAGCTTTCTACCT AACATTGCTCGTAAAAGACGTTACGTTGCCACTGTGTCCCTCAATGACCGTGTGTATGTAATTGGAGGCTATGACGGTCGGTCGAGACTCAGTTCGGTGGAGTGCTTGGATTACACCGCTGATGAGGACGGTGTCTGGTACACTGTTGCTACCATGAACGTTCGCCGTGGCCTAGCTGGCGCCACCACACTCGGAG ACATGATCTATGTTGCCGGAGGTTTTGATGGAAGCCGGCGTCACACCAGTATGGAGCGCTACGACCCAAACATTGACCAGTGGAGTATGCTTGGGGATATGCAGACAGCCAGGGAAGGTGCCGGGCTGGTGGTGGCCAGTGGATTGATTTACTGCCTAG GAGGATATGACGGGTTGAATATACTCAACTCAGTTGAGCGATATGATCCACATACAGGGCACTGGACCAATGTCACCCCCATGGCTACTAAACGCTCAG GTGCTGGAGTAGCCTTGCTCAATGACCACATCTATGTGGTAGGTGGCTTTGATGGAACTGCTCATCTAGACTCTGTGGAGGTGTATAACATAAGAACAGATTATTGGACAACAGTTGCCAGTATGACTACTCCCCGGTGTTATGTAGGGGCTACTGTTCTCCGTGGACGGTTATATGCCATAGCTGG ATATGACGGGAACTCCCTCCTCAGCAGCATCGAGTGTTACGACCCAGTGATAGACACCTGGGAAGTAGTCACCTCCATGGCAACTCAGCGTTGTGATGCTGGAGTCTGTGTCCTCAGAGAAAAGTAA
- the LOC124480487 gene encoding kelch-like protein 12 isoform X3, which produces MFKNLENLIKNHQLSEKGKSFVDIQGLTGSTMEILLDFVYTETVLVTVENVQELLPAACLLQLKGVKRACCEFLDSQLDPSNCLGIRDFAETHNCLDLMQAAELFSQKHFPEVVQHEEFMLLCQSEVEKLVKCDEIQVDSEEPVFEAVLNWVKHNRKEREPYLPDMLEFVRMPLLTPRYITDVIDSEPLIRCSLPCRDLVDEAKKFHLRPELRSEMQGPRTQARLGAKEVLLVIGGFGSQQSPIDIVEKYDPKTQEWSFLPNIARKRRYVATVSLNDRVYVIGGYDGRSRLSSVECLDYTADEDGVWYTVATMNVRRGLAGATTLGDMIYVAGGFDGSRRHTSMERYDPNIDQWSMLGDMQTAREGAGLVVASGLIYCLGGYDGLNILNSVERYDPHTGHWTNVTPMATKRSGAGVALLNDHIYVVGGFDGTAHLDSVEVYNIRTDYWTTVASMTTPRCYVGATVLRGRLYAIAGYDGNSLLSSIECYDPVIDTWEVVTSMATQRCDAGVCVLREK; this is translated from the exons ATGTTCAAAAACCTCGAGAACCTAATTAAG AACCATCAG CTGTCTGAGAAGGGGAAATCCTTTGTGGACATTCAGGGCCTGACTGGATCAACCATGGAGATCTTGCTGGACTTTGTCTACACTGAAACAGTTCTGGTCACAGTGGAGAACGTACAGGAACTGCTTCCTGCTGCTTGTTTGCTTCAGCTCAAAG GAGTGAAAAGAGCATGTTGTGAATTTCTGGATAGTCAGCTTGACCCTTCAAACTGTCTGGGTATTCGGGACTTTGCCGAGACACACAATTGCCTTGACTTGATGCAGGCAGCTGAGCTTTTCTCCCAAAAGCACTTTCCTGAGGTCGTTCAACACGAAGAGTTCATGCTGCTCTGCCAATCAGAAGTCGAGAAGCTTGTGAAATGTGATGAAATCCAG GTAGATTCTGAGGAACCGGTATTTGAGGCAGTCTTGAATTGGGTCAAACacaacaggaaagagagagagccgtATCTCCCGGACATGCTTGAGTTTGTGCGAATGCCTCTGCTGACCCCCCGCTACATTACAGATGTCATTGATTCTGAG CCACTCATTCGATGCAGTCTTCCGTGTCGAGACCTAGTAGATGAAGCAAAGAAGTTCCACCTAAGGCCAGAACTTAGGAGCGAGATGCAAGGCCCACGAACCCAAGCACGATTAG GTGCCAAAGAGGTTCTGTTAGTTATAGGTGGATTTGGCAGTCAACAGTCTCCTATAGATATTGTGGAGAAGTATGACCCTAAAACTCAGGAGTGGAGCTTTCTACCT AACATTGCTCGTAAAAGACGTTACGTTGCCACTGTGTCCCTCAATGACCGTGTGTATGTAATTGGAGGCTATGACGGTCGGTCGAGACTCAGTTCGGTGGAGTGCTTGGATTACACCGCTGATGAGGACGGTGTCTGGTACACTGTTGCTACCATGAACGTTCGCCGTGGCCTAGCTGGCGCCACCACACTCGGAG ACATGATCTATGTTGCCGGAGGTTTTGATGGAAGCCGGCGTCACACCAGTATGGAGCGCTACGACCCAAACATTGACCAGTGGAGTATGCTTGGGGATATGCAGACAGCCAGGGAAGGTGCCGGGCTGGTGGTGGCCAGTGGATTGATTTACTGCCTAG GAGGATATGACGGGTTGAATATACTCAACTCAGTTGAGCGATATGATCCACATACAGGGCACTGGACCAATGTCACCCCCATGGCTACTAAACGCTCAG GTGCTGGAGTAGCCTTGCTCAATGACCACATCTATGTGGTAGGTGGCTTTGATGGAACTGCTCATCTAGACTCTGTGGAGGTGTATAACATAAGAACAGATTATTGGACAACAGTTGCCAGTATGACTACTCCCCGGTGTTATGTAGGGGCTACTGTTCTCCGTGGACGGTTATATGCCATAGCTGG ATATGACGGGAACTCCCTCCTCAGCAGCATCGAGTGTTACGACCCAGTGATAGACACCTGGGAAGTAGTCACCTCCATGGCAACTCAGCGTTGTGATGCTGGAGTCTGTGTCCTCAGAGAAAAGTAA